One Ostreibacterium oceani DNA window includes the following coding sequences:
- a CDS encoding ATP-binding cassette domain-containing protein, whose translation MALIQLSEINYRVADKTILTDIDLQVNDGEIITIVGPNGSGKSTLLNIALGLLQPTQGSVNRQKGLRVGYVPQSINRDYTLPLSVFEFISLTKHKVKRDVIHQLLDDLSLSALKFSLLSRLSGGELRRVLFARALLNRPQLLVLDEPTAGIDINGQARFYQQLNALRERYQFAVLMVSHDLHFVMATTDRVICLNHHICCSGVPAQIVNNPSYMALFGEAHAPTLVDEIVPEIAPEIAFYQHQHDHEHDEQGHHCQQSHQTASGTGSDDKIDKGISDATD comes from the coding sequence ATGGCACTTATTCAGCTTAGCGAGATTAACTATCGCGTGGCAGATAAAACCATTTTGACCGATATTGATTTACAGGTCAATGATGGTGAAATTATTACGATTGTGGGTCCGAATGGCTCAGGGAAATCTACGTTGTTAAATATTGCGTTGGGGCTTTTGCAGCCAACGCAAGGCAGCGTGAATCGTCAAAAAGGGTTGCGGGTTGGCTATGTTCCACAATCAATCAACCGAGATTACACGTTGCCACTCAGTGTGTTTGAGTTTATTAGTTTGACCAAGCACAAAGTCAAACGCGATGTGATTCATCAGTTATTAGATGATTTGTCATTGTCAGCATTGAAATTTTCCTTGTTGAGCCGATTATCAGGAGGCGAATTGCGGCGTGTGTTGTTTGCGCGGGCTTTGCTTAACCGCCCGCAACTATTGGTGCTAGACGAACCAACAGCGGGTATTGATATCAACGGTCAGGCGCGATTTTACCAACAGCTCAATGCGCTACGTGAACGCTATCAATTTGCGGTGTTGATGGTTTCGCATGATTTGCACTTTGTGATGGCGACAACCGATCGGGTGATTTGTTTGAATCATCATATTTGTTGTTCTGGTGTGCCTGCGCAAATTGTCAATAATCCCAGCTATATGGCGTTGTTTGGTGAGGCTCATGCGCCTACGCTTGTCGATGAGATTGTCCCTGAAATTGCGCCTGAAATTGCATTTTATCAACACCAGCATGACCATGAACACGATGAACAAGGCCATCATTGCCAGCAGTCACATCAAACAGCAAGCGGCACGGGTTCTGACGACAAAATAGACAAAGGAATTAGCGATGCAACTGATTGA